The genome window CTCTCTTCACTATTCTTCTATTTTATTTCTTTTCGAAATTCGCTTCGGTCTTCTTCGCTTGTAGTGTTTGATACACCGAAGTAAGAATTTAAACAAAGAGAATTCTCTGTCAAGAGGATTCGTAGAAAAAAGTTCATCTTTTTAATAACGAATGTTATTTCATTATCTTAGGAACATTCCGGTCGTTTTATAAAACTCAATCAAATCCGATCCTGTCTAAAACCGTCTCAAAGCGGCAAAATTACGCATTCTATCCATAACAAACGATATATAACTAAATATCATGACTGAACTATAGAATGACACATAACGGAAGCATTTGACGTATCTCCAAAAGTTGCTCATTTTTCTGGAAAAGGTCTATTCCGCGAGTGATATATATCAACTTCCATTCGGACAATTTATGATTTCATTTTTGGGTCGATCCGTTTGCATTTTCAGAATGAATTCTTCCATTCAAATTCATTTCTTGGGAGCGGCGGGAACCGTGACCGGCTCCAAATATCTGATCGATACGGGTAAGACTAAGATCCTGATCGATTGCGGCTTGTTTCAGGGGCTTAAGGAACTTCGGTTATTGAATTGGGCGCAACTGCCCGTCCGGGCTTCCGAAATCGATTTCGTATTATTGACTCACGGCCACTTGGATCACGTAGGTTATATTCCGAGACTTGTCAAACAAGGCTTTCGAGGAAAGATTTTCGGAAGCGCTCCTACGCTGGAAATTACGGAGATTATTCTCAAAGACTCCGGAAAAATTCAGGAAGAAGAAGCCGATCGCGCCAATCGGGGAGGATATTCCAAACACAAACCCGCACTTCCATTGTACGATCTTAAAGAAGCGATCGCTTCCCTTTCCTTTCTGTATCCGATCGAATTGGATCATTGGAAAGATCTTGGAGAAGGCGTTCGCGTACGATTGAAATACAACGGGCACATACTCGGTGCGACCTTTATCGAATTGGAAGTCTTCGGCAAGTTGTTCGTTTTTTCCGGAGACATCGGCAGACCGAAGGATATTCTTTTGTATCCTCCCAATCGTCCCGAACAAGCGGATTATATTTTTACGGAAAGTACGTACGGCGATAGGATTCATCCTTCCGATCCGGAAACGGCACTGCTGGAAATATTAAACGATACACTGAAGAACGATGGAACCGTGATTCTTCCCAGCTTTGCGGTGGAAAGAACGCAGAGCCTTATGTATCTTCTTTGGAAATTTAAATCGATGGGAAAAATTCCGAACGTTCCCATGATTCTAGATAGTCCTATGGGTCGAAACGTCTTTGAAGTTTTTCAAACTCATACGAAATGGCATAAACTTTCTTCGATGGAATGTTCGCAGATCTGGGAAAATTTTCAAAAAACGGAATCGATCAAGGAAACGTATAAACTCGCGGAAAACCGCGCTCCTAAAATCGTAATCGCCGGCAGCGGTATGGCAACCGGCGGTCGAGTTCTCACGTATCTTCAATATTATTTGGGAGATCCGAATTCGACGATTCTTCTATGCGGTTTTCAAGCGCTGGGAACCAGAGGAAGACAACTGCAGGACGGAAATCCTGAAATCAAAATCTACGGAAGATTCTACGATGTGAAAGCGAAAGTCCGCTCCGTGGAAGGATTATCTTCCCACGCTGATCAAAGAGAGATTCTGGAATGGCTTGGAAATTTAAAACGAAAACCCGAAAAGGTTTTTAT of Leptospira sanjuanensis contains these proteins:
- a CDS encoding MBL fold metallo-hydrolase RNA specificity domain-containing protein, translating into MNSSIQIHFLGAAGTVTGSKYLIDTGKTKILIDCGLFQGLKELRLLNWAQLPVRASEIDFVLLTHGHLDHVGYIPRLVKQGFRGKIFGSAPTLEITEIILKDSGKIQEEEADRANRGGYSKHKPALPLYDLKEAIASLSFLYPIELDHWKDLGEGVRVRLKYNGHILGATFIELEVFGKLFVFSGDIGRPKDILLYPPNRPEQADYIFTESTYGDRIHPSDPETALLEILNDTLKNDGTVILPSFAVERTQSLMYLLWKFKSMGKIPNVPMILDSPMGRNVFEVFQTHTKWHKLSSMECSQIWENFQKTESIKETYKLAENRAPKIVIAGSGMATGGRVLTYLQYYLGDPNSTILLCGFQALGTRGRQLQDGNPEIKIYGRFYDVKAKVRSVEGLSSHADQREILEWLGNLKRKPEKVFIVHGEKGASDTLRVKLKDSLQFECEVPNLFDIVEIKL